One segment of Zhihengliuella halotolerans DNA contains the following:
- the alaS gene encoding alanine--tRNA ligase: MKSQDIARTWVDFFSERGHTPVPSASLVSPDPSLLFTVAGMVPFIPYFTAQQVAPYDRAVSIQKCIRTADIEEVGQTSRHGTFFQMAGNFSFGDYFKEQVIPWAWELLTSPQADGGFGLDPARLWITVYEDGDERDDEARRIWEDVVGVPRERVVGTGKADNYWNTGQPGPGGPCSEIYYDRGPAYGQAGGPAVDETRYIEIWNLVFMQYRLSEVRSKTDFDVAGELPKKNIDTGLGLERLAMILQGVENMYETDQVRPVLDKASELSGKTYTSTEDPSDPNHANDVRLRMIADHIRSSLMLISDGVVPGNEGRGYVLRRLIRRAVRAMRLMGVEEAVLPELLPVSRDAMKGVYPEVEADFARISRIAYAEERAFLRTIASGTARLEEALVEAKSDTGKLSGDVAFQLHDTYGFPIDLTLEIAGEAGLSVDEPTFRELMLEQRQRAQQDARAKKAGHADLTVFSQLHDAGDVNFTGYETLTGESRIRGIVSGGSLVDVAEQGQEIDLVLDETPFYAEAGGQAGDVGLITGDGFVVEVLDVQAPIRGLNVHKAIVREGELPTSSTVLTQVDEQRRRSGEQAHSATHLVHAALHEILGQDAVQSGSFNKAGYLRFDFTWADALSDAARAEVEELANLKIRDNHQVVTRIMGLDEAKSMGAMSLFGEKYGSTVRMVEMDGAWSRELCGGTHVGGTSQIGSLTLLGEQSVGSGNRRVEALVGMEAFRHGAAERALVADLSEMFRVPSSELSGRIQSTVAKLRAAEKEIERLRKEQLAAQAGALVARARDIGPVRLLAHDAGDISSADDLRSLALDLRGRLGADAAVVALTGVANSRPLVLVATNEAARAAGVKAGALVRTAAQILGGGGGGKDDVAQGGGQDPAKRPEALAAIESSVRDSA; encoded by the coding sequence ATGAAGTCGCAGGACATCGCCCGCACCTGGGTTGATTTCTTCTCAGAACGTGGACACACGCCCGTGCCGAGCGCATCGCTGGTGTCTCCGGACCCGTCGCTGCTCTTCACGGTGGCCGGCATGGTGCCGTTCATTCCCTACTTCACCGCGCAGCAGGTCGCGCCCTACGACCGGGCGGTGAGCATCCAGAAGTGCATCCGCACGGCCGATATCGAAGAGGTGGGCCAGACCTCCCGCCACGGCACGTTCTTCCAGATGGCCGGAAACTTCTCGTTCGGCGACTACTTCAAGGAGCAGGTCATCCCGTGGGCCTGGGAGCTGCTGACCTCCCCGCAGGCGGACGGCGGCTTCGGCCTCGACCCGGCGCGGCTCTGGATCACCGTCTACGAGGACGGCGACGAGCGCGACGACGAGGCGCGCCGCATCTGGGAAGACGTCGTGGGCGTACCGCGCGAGCGCGTCGTCGGCACCGGCAAGGCTGACAACTACTGGAACACCGGCCAGCCGGGCCCCGGGGGCCCCTGCTCGGAGATCTACTACGACCGCGGACCCGCCTACGGGCAGGCGGGCGGCCCCGCCGTCGATGAGACCCGCTACATCGAGATCTGGAACCTGGTCTTCATGCAGTACCGGCTCTCCGAGGTCCGTTCCAAGACCGACTTCGACGTCGCCGGCGAGCTGCCCAAGAAGAACATCGACACCGGTCTCGGTCTCGAGCGCCTGGCAATGATTCTGCAGGGCGTCGAGAACATGTACGAGACCGACCAGGTTCGACCCGTGCTCGACAAGGCGTCTGAGCTCTCCGGCAAGACCTACACGTCCACGGAGGATCCGAGCGACCCCAATCACGCCAACGACGTACGGCTGCGGATGATCGCCGACCACATCCGCAGCTCCCTCATGCTGATCTCCGACGGCGTCGTGCCCGGCAACGAGGGCCGTGGCTACGTGCTGCGCCGTCTGATCCGCCGCGCGGTCCGTGCCATGCGCCTCATGGGCGTCGAGGAGGCCGTCCTGCCGGAGTTGCTGCCGGTCTCGCGCGATGCCATGAAGGGCGTCTACCCCGAAGTCGAGGCGGACTTCGCCCGCATCTCCCGCATCGCGTACGCCGAGGAGCGAGCGTTCCTGCGCACGATCGCCTCCGGCACGGCGCGCCTGGAGGAGGCCCTCGTGGAAGCGAAGTCGGACACCGGCAAGCTGTCCGGCGACGTCGCCTTCCAGCTGCACGACACCTACGGCTTCCCGATCGACCTCACCCTCGAGATCGCCGGCGAAGCCGGGCTTTCCGTCGACGAGCCGACGTTCCGTGAGCTCATGCTCGAGCAGCGCCAGCGCGCCCAGCAGGACGCGCGAGCCAAGAAAGCCGGCCACGCCGACCTCACGGTCTTCTCGCAGCTGCACGACGCCGGAGACGTCAACTTCACCGGCTACGAAACCCTCACCGGCGAATCGCGCATCCGCGGCATCGTCAGCGGCGGCAGTCTCGTGGACGTCGCCGAGCAGGGCCAAGAGATCGACCTCGTCCTCGACGAGACCCCTTTCTACGCCGAGGCGGGCGGCCAGGCCGGCGATGTCGGCCTGATCACCGGCGACGGGTTCGTCGTCGAGGTCCTCGACGTGCAGGCGCCGATCCGCGGGCTCAACGTGCACAAGGCCATCGTCCGCGAGGGCGAACTGCCGACGTCGTCGACGGTCCTGACACAGGTCGACGAGCAGCGCCGCCGCTCCGGCGAACAGGCTCACTCCGCGACCCACCTCGTGCACGCGGCCCTGCACGAGATCCTCGGGCAGGACGCGGTCCAGTCCGGCTCCTTCAACAAGGCGGGCTACCTCCGGTTCGACTTCACGTGGGCGGACGCGCTCTCCGACGCCGCCCGCGCCGAAGTCGAGGAGCTGGCCAACCTGAAGATCCGCGACAACCACCAGGTCGTCACCAGGATCATGGGCCTCGACGAGGCCAAATCCATGGGCGCGATGAGCCTCTTCGGCGAGAAGTACGGCAGTACCGTGCGCATGGTCGAGATGGACGGTGCGTGGTCCCGCGAGCTCTGCGGCGGCACCCACGTCGGTGGCACCAGCCAGATCGGCTCGCTCACCCTGCTCGGCGAGCAGTCCGTCGGCTCGGGCAACCGCCGCGTCGAGGCACTCGTCGGTATGGAGGCCTTCCGCCACGGTGCGGCCGAGAGGGCCCTCGTGGCGGACCTCTCGGAGATGTTCCGCGTGCCCAGCAGCGAACTCTCCGGGCGCATCCAGTCCACGGTGGCGAAGCTGCGCGCGGCCGAGAAGGAGATCGAACGTCTGCGCAAGGAGCAACTGGCCGCACAGGCGGGCGCCCTCGTCGCCCGAGCCCGGGACATCGGCCCCGTCCGCCTCCTCGCGCACGACGCCGGCGACATCTCCTCCGCAGACGACCTCCGCTCGCTCGCACTGGACCTGCGCGGACGCCTCGGCGCAGACGCTGCGGTCGTCGCCCTGACCGGCGTCGCGAATTCCCGCCCGCTCGTGCTCGTCGCGACCAACGAGGCGGCCCGTGCCGCCGGCGTGAAGGCCGGCGCGCTCGTCCGGACCGCCGCGCAGATCCTCGGCGGCGGCGGTGGCGGCAAGGACGACGTCGCGCAGGGCGGCGGCCAGGACCCGGCCAAACGGCCGGAGGCGCTGGCGGCCATCGAGTCCTCCGTGCGCGATTCGGCTTAG
- a CDS encoding DUF948 domain-containing protein — protein MTWSDVAGLIAALAFVVLVGFLAVPIIKLGRSFDQLTGFIRDSRGTLDEITTTVASTNQQINKVDGITSNVADASANVSAITSLAAAVIGRPLIKVAAFSEGVRAAFNKPATRARRSR, from the coding sequence ATGACGTGGTCCGATGTCGCCGGCTTGATCGCGGCGCTCGCGTTCGTGGTGCTGGTGGGGTTCCTCGCGGTGCCCATCATCAAGCTTGGACGGTCGTTCGACCAGCTGACGGGTTTCATCCGCGACTCGCGCGGGACGCTCGACGAGATCACGACGACGGTTGCCTCCACCAACCAGCAGATCAACAAGGTCGACGGCATCACCAGCAACGTCGCGGATGCCTCGGCGAACGTGAGCGCGATCACCTCGCTCGCCGCCGCGGTCATCGGCCGGCCCCTGATCAAGGTCGCGGCCTTCAGCGAGGGTGTGCGCGCCGCGTTCAACAAGCCCGCGACCCGCGCGCGCCGCAGCCGCTAG
- the rpsD gene encoding 30S ribosomal protein S4, which translates to MANNTRARRKVRISRALGIALTPKAEKYMERRPYGPGQHGRARKKQDSDYAVRLREKQRLRAQYGIREAQMTRVFEEARRTSGLTGENLIELLESRLDALVLRSGLARTIAQARQLVVHRHITVDGARVDRPSFRVKEGQTIAVHERSETMVPFQVAAAGAHRDVLPAVPGYLDVKLESLQARLVRRPKRSEVPVTCEENLVVEYYAR; encoded by the coding sequence GTGGCTAACAACACCCGTGCCCGCCGCAAGGTTCGCATCTCGCGCGCCCTCGGCATCGCTCTGACCCCCAAGGCAGAGAAGTACATGGAGCGTCGCCCGTATGGCCCCGGCCAGCACGGACGCGCCCGCAAGAAGCAGGATTCGGACTACGCAGTGCGTCTGCGCGAGAAGCAGCGTCTTCGCGCCCAGTACGGCATCCGCGAGGCGCAGATGACCCGCGTCTTCGAGGAAGCCCGCCGCACCTCGGGCCTGACCGGTGAGAACCTGATCGAGCTGCTGGAGTCGCGTCTCGACGCGCTCGTCCTGCGCTCCGGTCTGGCCCGCACCATCGCCCAGGCCCGCCAGCTCGTGGTCCACCGCCACATCACCGTCGACGGCGCCCGCGTGGACCGTCCTTCCTTCCGCGTGAAGGAGGGCCAGACCATCGCCGTGCACGAGCGTTCGGAGACCATGGTCCCGTTCCAGGTTGCCGCCGCCGGTGCCCACCGCGATGTGCTGCCGGCCGTCCCGGGCTACCTGGACGTCAAGCTGGAGTCGCTGCAGGCACGCCTGGTGCGCCGCCCGAAGCGCTCCGAGGTCCCTGTGACCTGCGAAGAGAACCTCGTCGTCGAGTACTACGCACGCTAA
- a CDS encoding replication-associated recombination protein A, with amino-acid sequence MNDLFSGLDADDLGNAGDDAFADHHDDDGGRPLPPLAVRMRPRSLDELVGQQHLLRAGSPLHQLAQGAKAGPAGLSSVILWGPPGTGKTTLAHVIARGPGRQFVELSAITAGVKDVRRVMDQALSDRDLRGMTTVLFLDEIHRFNKAQQDALLPGVENGWVVLVAATTENPSFSVVSPLLSRSLLLTLKPLEDDDVRKLLERAVHEERGLGGIVELTDEALEHLIKLSGGDARRSLTALEAAAAVALGSALGPAGSAGEGPEDGAAPGEAKIRVTREDAERAMDVAVQRYDKAGDQHYDVISAFIKSIRGSDVDAALHYLAKMIEAGEDPRFIARRIVISASEDVGMADPTALQTAVAAAQAVQMIGMPEGRIILGQAVVHLATAPKSNAAYNGINEAIADVRAGKGRGIPLHLRDAHYKGAQQLGHGKGYKYAHDAPHSIAAQQYPPDDLVGRDYYQPTGNGAERGIGERLERLRQIVRGRSK; translated from the coding sequence GTGAATGACTTGTTCAGCGGGTTGGATGCCGATGACCTCGGCAATGCGGGCGACGACGCGTTCGCCGACCATCACGACGACGACGGCGGACGGCCGCTGCCTCCGCTCGCCGTGCGCATGCGCCCGCGCAGCCTCGACGAGCTCGTCGGCCAGCAGCACCTGCTCCGCGCGGGGTCGCCCTTACACCAGCTCGCGCAGGGGGCCAAAGCCGGTCCCGCCGGGCTCTCGAGCGTCATCCTCTGGGGGCCGCCCGGGACCGGCAAGACGACCCTCGCGCACGTCATCGCCCGCGGGCCCGGCCGCCAGTTCGTCGAGCTTTCGGCGATCACGGCAGGCGTCAAGGACGTGCGCCGCGTCATGGATCAGGCGCTTTCGGACCGGGACCTGCGCGGCATGACCACGGTGCTCTTCCTCGACGAGATCCACCGGTTCAACAAGGCCCAGCAGGACGCCCTGCTGCCGGGGGTGGAGAACGGCTGGGTCGTGCTCGTCGCAGCGACCACCGAGAACCCCTCGTTCTCCGTCGTCTCGCCTCTGCTCTCGCGCTCACTCCTGCTGACGCTCAAGCCGCTGGAGGACGACGACGTCCGCAAGCTGCTCGAGCGCGCCGTGCACGAAGAGCGAGGCCTGGGCGGCATCGTCGAGCTCACCGACGAGGCGCTCGAGCACCTCATCAAGCTCTCCGGGGGCGACGCACGCCGCTCGCTGACCGCGCTGGAGGCCGCAGCCGCCGTCGCGCTTGGTTCGGCGCTCGGTCCGGCGGGATCCGCGGGTGAGGGCCCGGAAGACGGGGCTGCGCCGGGGGAGGCGAAGATCCGGGTCACCCGGGAGGACGCCGAGCGGGCCATGGACGTCGCCGTGCAGCGCTACGACAAGGCCGGCGACCAGCACTACGACGTGATCAGCGCGTTCATCAAGTCGATCCGCGGCTCTGATGTCGACGCCGCGCTGCACTACCTGGCCAAGATGATCGAAGCGGGGGAGGACCCGCGCTTCATCGCCCGGCGCATCGTCATCAGCGCCTCGGAAGACGTCGGCATGGCGGACCCGACGGCGCTGCAAACCGCCGTCGCGGCCGCACAGGCCGTGCAGATGATCGGCATGCCGGAGGGGCGGATCATCCTGGGCCAGGCCGTCGTGCACCTAGCCACCGCGCCGAAATCGAACGCCGCCTACAACGGCATCAACGAGGCCATCGCGGACGTGCGGGCCGGCAAGGGCCGCGGCATCCCGCTGCATCTGCGCGACGCCCACTACAAAGGCGCGCAGCAGCTCGGGCACGGCAAAGGCTACAAGTACGCGCACGACGCACCGCATTCGATCGCCGCCCAGCAGTACCCGCCCGATGACCTCGTCGGCCGCGACTACTACCAGCCGACCGGCAACGGCGCCGAGCGGGGCATCGGCGAACGCCTCGAACGGCTGCGTCAGATCGTCCGCGGTCGCTCGAAATAG
- the dtd gene encoding D-aminoacyl-tRNA deacylase translates to MKAIAQRVKGARVAVDGETVGEIGTGLLVLAGVTHADTDDDARKLAAKLYRLRMLEDEQSCESAGAPLLVVSQFTLYGDVRKGRRPSWTKASGRDHSEPMYESLVAALRALGAHVETGRFGEMMEVNSTNSGPFTLIVDTADLP, encoded by the coding sequence GTGAAGGCCATTGCGCAGCGGGTCAAGGGGGCGCGGGTCGCCGTCGACGGCGAAACCGTCGGCGAGATCGGCACGGGGCTGCTCGTGCTGGCGGGGGTGACGCACGCGGACACCGACGACGACGCCCGCAAGCTCGCCGCGAAGCTGTACCGGCTGCGCATGCTCGAGGATGAGCAGTCGTGCGAATCGGCCGGCGCTCCCCTGCTGGTGGTCAGCCAGTTCACGCTGTACGGCGACGTACGCAAGGGCCGGCGGCCGTCCTGGACGAAGGCCTCCGGCCGCGACCATTCCGAGCCGATGTACGAATCCCTCGTGGCGGCGCTGCGCGCGCTCGGGGCACACGTGGAGACGGGTCGATTCGGCGAGATGATGGAGGTCAACTCGACGAACTCGGGCCCGTTCACGCTCATCGTGGACACGGCCGACCTGCCCTGA